From a region of the Drosophila ananassae strain 14024-0371.13 chromosome XL, ASM1763931v2, whole genome shotgun sequence genome:
- the LOC6502297 gene encoding calpain-D isoform X3 — protein MGTISSVLQWSCTKCNTINPTESLRCFNCGTVRKVFPNPHQQQQQAYRRNPAPPAATSWPADGAAAVEQDKEKEKDIREKGTSSSSKAVARTHDSGSGSRNTGGASTTPGQQTRNSNSNSKSGQQPGGSNSNSNSNGGSRNKMWTCIKCSYAYNRLWLQACEMCEAKPEQQQQQQQLPTGGDLIPSREEPWTCKKCTLVNYSTAMACVVCGGSKLKSISSIEDMTLRKGEFWTCSHCTLKNSLHSPVCSACKSHRQPQLSMALEAVRERPDGQSYEEQDAAAAAAAAAVAAAAVAGGGGGGGGVVGGGGGGGHHGAGSGEIKTPTSLNLPLTSVAMPLLQLPSSSVVGHRGSRSPSPRMHQQLPQQQQQQQQQQQQQQQQHSQLQQQRSSSGAIPKRHSTGGSIVPRNISIAGLASYNLQQGGGGGGGGGGGGGGGGGGAVGPITPSTNNSSSSSSSKKWQCPACTYENCAASVVCDICSSPRGLATAVLGEALARKSIRVALTPADIRQESKLMENLRQLEETEALNKWQNIIQYCRDNNELFVDDSFPPAPKSLYYNPASGAAEGNPVVQWRRPHEINCDGGAYPPWAVFRTPLPSDICQGVLGNCWLLSALAVLAEREDLVKEVLVTKEICGQGAYQVRLCKDGKWTTVLVDDLLPCDKRGHLVYSQAKRKQLWVPLIEKAVAKIHGCYEALVSGRAIEGLATLTGAPCESIPLQASSLPMPSEDELDKDLIWAQLLSSRCVRFLMGASCGGGNMKVDEEEYQLKGLRPRHAYSVLDVKDIQGHRLLKLRNPWGHYSWRGDWSDDSSLWTDDLRDALMPHGASEGVFWISFEDVLNYFDCIDICKVRSGWNEVRLQGTLQPLCSISCVLLTVLEPTEAEFTLFQEGQRNSEKSQRSQLDLCVVIFRTRSPAAPEIGRLVEHSKRQVRGFVGCHKMLERDIYLLVCLAFNHWHTGIEDPHQYPQCILAIHSSKRLLVEQISPSPHLLADAIISLTLTKGQRHEGREGMTAYYLTKGWAGLVVMVENRHENKWIHVKCDCQESYNVVSTRGELKTVDSVPPLQRQVIIVLTQLEGSGGFSIAHRLTHRLANSRGLHDWGPPGATHCPPIENVHGLHAPRLIT, from the exons ATGGGCACCATCTCGTCGGTGCTGCAGTGGTCGTGCACCAAGTGCAACACCATCAATCCGACCGAGTCGCTCAGGTGCTTCAATTGCGGCACAGTGCGAAAAGTCTTCCCCAAtccccaccagcagcagcagcaagctTATCGCCGGAATCCAGCCCCGCCGGCGGCCACTTCCTGGCCAGCTGATGGAGCAGCCGCCGTCGAGCAGGACAAGGAGAAGGAAAAGGACATCAGGGAGAAGGgcaccagcagcagtagcaaGGCGGTTGCCAG AACGCATGATTCGGGTAGTGGCAGTCGAAACACTGGAGGAGCATCCACTACACCCGGACAGCAGACgaggaacagcaacagcaacagcaagtcCGGCCAGCAACCGggtggcagcaacagcaacagcaacagcaacggtGGAAGTCGCAACAAGATGTGGACATGCATCAAATGTTCCTATGCCTACAACAGGCTCTGGCTCCAAGCCTGTGAGATGTGCGAGGCCAAgccggagcagcagcagcagcagcagcagctaccAACAGGTGGAG ATTTGATACCGTCGCGGGAGGAGCCGTGGACCTGCAAGAAGTGCACTCTCGTCAACTATTCCACGGCGATGGCGTGTGTGGTGTGCGGCGGTTCCAAGCTGAAGAGTATCTCCTCCATCGAGGACATGACGCTGCGCAAGGGCGAGTTCTGGACATGCAGCCACTGCACTTTGAAGAACTCGCTCCATTCGCCGGTGTGCAGTGCCTGCAAGTCGCACCGACAGCCCCAGCTATCGATGGCATTGGAAGCTGTAAGGGAACGGCCAGATGGTCAGTCATATGAGGAGCAggatgcagcagcagcagcagcagcagcagcagttgcgGCAGCGGCAGtagctggaggaggaggaggaggaggtggtgtggtcggaggaggaggaggaggcggccATCATGGAGCGGGGAGTGGAGAAATCAAAACACCGACATCTTTGAATCTTCCATTGACATCTGTGGCGATGCCCTTGCTGCAGTTACCATCTTCCTCAGTTGTTGGGCATCGTGGCTCGAGAAGTCCATCCCCTAGGATGCATCAGCAGCttccacaacaacaacaacaacaacaacagcagcagcagcaacaacaacaacaacattcCCAGTTGCAACAACAAAGAAGCTCCTCGGGTGCCATTCCAAAACGTCACAGCACTGGCGGTTCCATCGTTCCCCGTAACATCTCTATTGCTGGCCTCGCCAGCTATAACCTCCAGCagggtggcggcggcggcggcggaggaggaggaggaggaggaggaggaggaggcggagcCGTAGGCCCCATAACTCCATCAACAAATaattccagctccagctccagctccaagAAGTGGCAGTGCCCGGCCTGCACGTACGAGAACTGTGCCGCCTCCGTCGTCTGCGATATATGCTCCAGTCCACGTGGCCTAGCCACCGCTGTGTTGGGCGAGGCATTGGCCAGAAAATCAATACGGGTGGCCCTCACCCCGGCTGATATTCGGCAGGAGAGCAAGCTGATGGAGAATCTCAGGCAGCTGGAGGAGACCGAGGCGCTCAACAAGTGGCAGAACATCATCCAGTATTGTCGCGACAACAATGAGCTCTTTGTCGATGATTCCTTCCCGCCGGCACCAAAGAGTTTATACTATAATCCGGCCAGTGGAGCGGCCGAGGGTAATCCGGTGGTCCAGTGGCGTCGTCCCCACGAGATCAATTGCGATGGCGGCGCCTATCCACCATGGGCGGTCTTCCGTACGCCGCTGCCCTCCGATATCTGTCAGGGTGTCCTGGGCAACTGTTGGCTGCTCAGCGCCCTGGCTGTGCTGGCGGAACGTGAAGATCTGGTCAAGGAGGTGCTGGTCACCAAGGAGATCTGCGGTCAGGGCGCTTACCAG GTGCGTCTCTGCAAGGATGGGAAGTGGACGACCGTGTTGGTGGATGATCTGCTGCCATGCGACAAGCGCGGACATCTGGTCTACTCCCAGGCGAAGCGCAAACAGTTGTGGGTGCCGCTAATCGAGAAGGCGGTGGCCAAGATACATGGCTGCTATGAGGCACTGGTGTCGGGGCGGGCCATCGAGGGTCTGGCCACGTTAACGGGCGCTCCCTGCGAGAGTATACCGCTTCAGGCCAGCAGCCTGCCAATGCCCAGCGAGGATGAGCTGGACAAGGATCTGATTTGGGCCCAGTTGCTCAGTTCGCGGTGTGTTCGCTTCCTTATGGGCGCCAGTTGTGGCGGCGGCAACATGAAAGTGGACGAGGAGGAGTACCAGCTAAAGGGTCTGCGTCCGCGTCACGCCTACTCTGTGCTAGATGTTAAGGATATTCAGGGCCATCGGCTGCTCAAGTTACGTAATCCCTGGGGTCATTATTCGTGGCGTGGCGACTGGTCGGATGATTCGTCCCTGTGGACGGACGATCTGCGCGATGCCCTCATGCCGCACGGCGCCAGCGAAGGTGTATTCTGGATCTCGTTTGAGGATGTGCTTAACTACTTCGATTGCATCGATATCTGCAAGGTGCGCTCCGGCTGGAATGAGGTCCGACTCCAGGGCACCCTCCAGCCGCTCTGTTCCATATCCTGTGTACTGCTAACGGTGCTGGAGCCCACGGAGGCGGAGTTCACGTTGTTCCAGGAGGGGCAGCGCAACTCGGAGAAGTCACAGCGCTCCCAGCTGGATCTGTGCGTTGTGATATTCCGTACGCGTTCGCCGGCAGCGCCGGAAATAGGTCGGCTGGTCGAGCACAGCAAGCGTCAG GTGCGTGGCTTTGTGGGATGCCACAAGATGCTGGAACGGGATATCTACCTGCTGGTATGTCTGGCATTCAATCACTGGCATACGGGCATCGAGGATCCCCACCAGTATCCCCAGTGCATCCTGGCCATTCACAGCTCGAAACGACTATTGGTGGAGCAGATCAGTCCGTCGCCGCATCTCCTGGCCGATGCCATCATCAGTCTGACCCTGACCAAAGGACAACGGCACGAAGGACGCGAGGGCATGACTGCCTATTATCTGACCAAG GGCTGGGCGGGTCTGGTGGTGATGGTGGAGAACCGGCATGAGAACAAATGGATTCATGTGAAGTGTGACTGCCAGGAGAGCTATAATGTGGTGTCCACCAGGGGCGAGCTCAAGACGGTCGATTCAGTGCCGCCACTGCAGAG ACAAGTGATCATAGTGCTGACCCAATTGGAGGGCAGCGGCGGCTTCAGCATCGCCCACCGTCTGACCCATCGGCTGGCCAACTCCCGTGGCCTCCACGACTGGGGTCCGCCGGGCGCTACCCACTGCCCGCCCATCGAGAATGTGCACGGACTGCACGCCCCGCGTCTGATCACCTAA